Proteins encoded by one window of Pseudomonas tructae:
- a CDS encoding DUF2782 domain-containing protein — protein sequence MRTLNRLLLLSLLAVTPVVTLAADDAPSADPDVTIRTEGDKTIQEYRQNGFLYAIKVTPKGGKPYFLVRADGSEGNFIRSDQPDMLIPSWKIFEW from the coding sequence ATGCGTACACTAAATCGCCTGTTGCTGCTCAGCCTCTTGGCAGTCACTCCGGTCGTCACCCTGGCAGCGGATGACGCGCCATCGGCTGATCCGGATGTAACCATTCGCACGGAAGGCGACAAAACCATTCAGGAATACCGGCAAAATGGCTTCCTGTATGCAATCAAGGTCACCCCAAAAGGTGGCAAACCTTACTTCCTGGTACGCGCTGATGGTTCGGAAGGCAATTTCATCCGTTCCGACCAACCGGACATGCTGA